A window from Kribbella jejuensis encodes these proteins:
- a CDS encoding tRNA (adenine-N1)-methyltransferase: MADLRDFPDQAFSGVHHGPLQEGEWITLQDSKGRRHSVKLERGKIFHTTKGGIAHDDLIDGPDAVTIRSKGNVEYLALRPLMADYSVSMPRGAAVIYPKDTAQIVTMADIFPGAKVVEAGAGSGALTTALLRAVGIHGQVISFERREDFAEVARKNVTGFFGGEHPAWRLEVGDLVEKLNEQDVDRVVLDMLAPWECVDVVAEALSPGGVFCAYVATTTQLSRVVETLRAHGEFTEPRAWESLVRDWHVEGLAVRPGHRMQGHTAFLVTARRMAHGVQAPRKKRRPAPGAYGDDYSGPRRAETSDDMPKATGSSATDT; the protein is encoded by the coding sequence ATGGCTGACTTGCGCGACTTCCCCGACCAGGCGTTCTCCGGCGTCCATCACGGACCGCTGCAGGAGGGCGAGTGGATCACCCTGCAGGACTCCAAGGGCCGCCGGCACTCGGTGAAGCTGGAGCGCGGGAAGATCTTCCACACCACCAAGGGCGGGATCGCGCACGACGACCTGATCGACGGCCCGGACGCGGTCACGATCCGTTCCAAGGGCAACGTCGAGTACCTCGCGCTGCGCCCGCTGATGGCCGACTACTCGGTGTCGATGCCGCGCGGCGCGGCGGTGATCTACCCGAAGGACACCGCCCAGATCGTCACCATGGCCGACATCTTCCCGGGCGCGAAGGTGGTCGAGGCCGGGGCCGGCTCGGGTGCGCTGACGACCGCGCTGCTGCGCGCGGTCGGTATCCACGGTCAGGTCATCTCGTTCGAGCGCCGCGAAGATTTCGCCGAAGTTGCGCGCAAGAACGTCACCGGTTTCTTCGGCGGTGAGCACCCGGCGTGGCGGCTGGAGGTCGGCGACCTGGTCGAGAAGTTGAACGAGCAGGACGTCGACCGCGTCGTACTCGACATGCTCGCGCCCTGGGAGTGCGTCGACGTGGTCGCGGAGGCACTGTCGCCCGGCGGCGTGTTCTGTGCCTACGTGGCCACCACGACGCAGCTGAGCCGGGTTGTGGAGACGCTGAGGGCACACGGCGAGTTCACTGAGCCGCGCGCGTGGGAGTCCCTCGTGCGAGACTGGCACGTAGAGGGTCTGGCCGTTCGTCCGGGGCACCGGATGCAGGGGCACACGGCCTTCCTGGTCACTGCCCGACGAATGGCGCACGGGGTCCAGGCGCCCCGGAAGAAGCGCCGTCCCGCGCCTGGTGCGTACGGCGACGACTACTCAGGTCCGCGCCGTGCCGAAACTTCTGACGACATGCCGAAGGCAACTGGTTCATCCGCAACCGA